tggtcggtggcggcggtggtggtcgggggtggcggcggtggtggtcggtggcggcggcggaggtggtggtcagtggcggcggcagaggtggtggtcggaggtggcggcggtggtcagtggcggtggtcggtggcggaaggtggcgttggcggtggtcggaggtggttgcgGTGGAGGAAGGTGGCGttggcggtggtcggaggtggtcgaaagtggtggcggtggttatcggtggcggcggtgcttattggtggttgtttatttcttgttgggggtgacaatataataagaattaaagtgtggttgatttttgtttttgttatggtgatttaaactagaagggtaatatagacagtttatattaaatggggtttttgtgaacaatttgttttgttggagtttttgtatatggatagtgacacttTTAGGGTTATAACTCGTAGACCGTTACTAGGATTGATCTATTTAGGGGATTATTTGCCATTGTGGAGATGGTTTGATCCATTTGGGTGTGAGAAAGAGATGAGAGATGTGGAGAAGAGGATGGATGAGTTTCACAAGAGAATTCTTGAAGGACACAGGAAAGAAGAAAGACTATCAGCATTAAAAGAGTCAGAGATGGATTTTGTTGATATATTGTTGAGCTTGCCTGGTGAAGATGGGAAAGAACACTTGGAAGATGTTGAGATAAAAGCTTTGATTCAGGTATGTCAATCTCAATCCTTATTTTACTTTGGTTTCTTCATTTTGATGGATctgctttttattttatttctgaaCTTGTGACATTTGTAGGACATGATAGCCGCAGCTACAGACACATCATCGGTGGCCAATGAATGGGCAATGGCGGAAGTGATAAAGCATCCTCGTGTACTTCTCAAGATCCAAGAGGAACTCGACTCAGTTGTGGGCCGTGACAGGATGGTCACTGAATCAGATCTATCCCACCTGAATTACCTGCGATGTGTCGTTCGTGAAATTTTTCGGATGCATCCAGCAGGTCTATTTCTAATCCCACACGAATCGGTAAAGGCAACTAACATCAACGGCTATTATATCCCTGAAAAGACACGTGTGTTTATCAACACTCATGCACTTGGTCGTAATTCGCGTATCTGGGACAACGTCGATGAATTCCGACCAGAGAGGCATTTGTTGGAAGATGGAAGCAGGGTGGAAATAAGCCATGGGGGAGATTTCAGGATTTTACCGTTCAGCGCCGGTAAGAGAAGGTGCCCCGGGGCACCCCTTGGTGTTTTTTTTGTTCTCATGGGGTTAGCTAGGTTATTCCATTGCTTCGACTGGGGACCTCCTGATGGATTGAAACCAGAGGACATCGACACAACAGAGGTTTATGGGATGACAATGCCAAAAGCAAAACCTTTGATAGCTGTCGCCAAGCCACGTTTGGCAAGGCATTTGTACGCTTGATCATTGATGATCACCGTCATCAGTTGAACATGACTGGTTGTTAGGAATATATGTAATCACATATTTGAGTACCgctttttaaagtttaagaaGAATATCTAAGCCATGTTTAGTcaataatatttttaattaactGCCATTATTTCAAAGCTCAAATTTACAGATAGAGTAGCTAAGTAGGCGACCATCTCAACAAAACCACAGATTTGCCCGGCATTGCTTGTTGTTGCCAGCTTATTACTAACTGAAAGTTTTACGAATCATTATCACATACATGTGTGCAGCACTGCAGCCTATCAACCTGATTTGACGAACATAGTGGTGATCTTctgaaggtttagaagaaacagACTTGACCGCCGCCCAGGGGCAGGGCCAAGATACCTTAGTCCTAATTACCCACAATACCGAGAACTATAACCCTCACGAACGGAAAGAAGAATAAACCACCGTCGCATTCAATCCACTCTGATGCAAGTACGTGTAGACTAAAAAGAGAATCCAGGGAAGTAAAACTCACATATATGTGTCATCCGTATTTAAGAATTTGAAAAGATGTCATGCTTTGTAATCAACACGTAAACGAAGAAATGCGACACATTGCTCTATCTCTCTTTAACGCCAATTTATGAATTCAGGATAAGAACTCTTAAGTAACTCATGTTTGCTGCTAAGTGTTATGCTGCCCTTAAAAAATGCATTAAAGAACAAATCACAAATCTTGTCTTACCTAATTCAGTTGTCTTAACTTGTCAAGTTTAGAGAGAAAGATATAATAAGCCAAACTCAATTTTGGCACTAATATACTATAACGCTTACAAAAGATGATGTCTGTGAGCTGAATTCTCCTGATGATAACACCTAGCAACATTCATGCATTCACCTCCACAGATTTATGTACATAAATAGCCCTAGCTATAGCTAGCTAATAACCCAAGCACAAATAATAACTAGAAACAATATTTTGCAGAACGTTCAAACAAATTTAGTATGATGAAGATGAGATTAATGGTGTGTGCAATGGTGGTTTTAGCCGTGTCTCAGTTCATGTGTCAGCCAAGCTCCGCCGCAATTACTTGTGCCCAAGTGGTTCAGAGTCTGGCTCCTTGTGCAAACTACATAACAGGTTCAGTGCCTCAGCCTGCACCTGCTTGTTGTACCGGTATCACTACTCTAAGGGGAATGGCGACAACGACTCCTGATAAgcgttttgcttgcaattgtgtAAAAACTGCAACGGCTTCGAATCCAAATATAAGGGATGATGCAGTGAGTTCACTTCCCGGCAAATGTGGTGTACAACTTCCCTACGCTATCTCGAGGAGCTTTGACTGCAACTCGTGAGTCTCCCATGACTCTTTTCTTTAGTTCGTATTTTATTTCATAAGTTTATTGAAACCCAGTCGTGTAAGTTGCAATTGGGCCACCATATGGCCGTAAAGCTTTTAGCATTaagtaggggtgagcataaaaaccggaaccgcggatttaacccgtatccgtccgcaaaattacgGATTTCACCCAAATCGGACCGGAcacgggtgggattctcaaatccgcatgcggtgcggatgcggttgcggttgtcatttgaaaaccgcggattaccGCAACCATAGAAAGAAGCAAAGTTTTCTTACCTGAGTATGAACCTaggcccaaagagaaagaagtgaagttctttgatcacttagttaactaaatgaatttaggcccaaaagagaaagaagtaaagtccttaaaacactaactgaatttagacccaacaaatagaatcaaaactaagttaactaactgaatacaatcaaaactaagttaagacactaactgaatttaggcccaacaagtacaatcaaaactaggtcaaatccgcggttaacccgcaaccggcccgtacaatccgcggatccgcaaaggttaaatccgcggatgattgagccggtcacggttcaattttgcAAATCCGTAACTTTGACGGTTCGGttacgggtgacccctaatccgcaaccgtccgtccgtccgTTACACACCCTAGCATTAAGTTGCCAGCTAGAGCCCTTACCACAAGACCGGCCATATACGGATCCTGGTGACCTGTTATGAAACCCAGTCGTGTAAGTTGCAATTGGGCCACCATATGGCCGTAAAGCTTTTAGCATTAAGTTGCCAGCTAGAGCCCTTACCACAAGACTGGCCATATACGGATCCTGGTGACCTGTTATGAGCCTCAAATGACTATATACAGTATCAACCGCATATTAACCTCTTTAAGTATAAGTGCCATACCTCTACTATCATTTCTCAATTTGTACAACCGGcttattgagttttgagagaatGCCATGTAGATTTTCTGTTAAGCACAAAAAATATTACCATTCCCAATTTTTAGTTACAAGCAAGCCAAAGAGTTAAAACAGGTAGGTTCTCCTGTTACACAGTTTTGTACGCATgtctcttttttatttatttattatttattttattttttaaatttgtttataagtaaaGAGTTGATCATATCTTCGTTTGCTGTGAATTTATGCAGGATTCCTTAAGTTGGAGGTTACAGCAGGACAATAAAATAAAGAGCAGAGTTGGTTGGTTTATTAGTTAGCATAAAATAAAACCTACGCTTTGTGTGAAGTAGGAATGTATCGATCAGATGCATATATATACGTGAAATAAAGGTTCTCACCAGAGAACCTTGCTTGTATCTTGTAGAATCTACTGTATGCATGGTAAATGTTCTGTACTAAAAATGTGAATTACCTAATCAGCGAGcctttctctctcacttataataTATGCATGTGAACCTAATATATCCGAATCTGGAGGATGATCATCTCAACGTAAGCAACACTGTCcgcaaaaaacccaaaaaaaaaaaaaactaactcgtGCACTTACAACATATAACCTTAATATTTCAAGATCAATCCTTGATACCTCGAAATATGGATCATCTACACGATCAGAAAACCCTCGTCATACAAAAACTACACTCTGTGACTCTGATTTACTCCCTTGTATGCGAGACCTATTAGCATCGTAAAATTTGTAACTGATAGGGTGGtttggtttgtttttcagttCATGATGGTAATTATCAGTTAAAAGGTGAGATGTAATTTGTAGGGTTTAACTAGCGATGATCTGTTGAAGACGTTGTTGTGCTGTGTTGATAACAATCAGTAAGGTTTCTTTGTCTGCAAGGCGAGACACTCTGTCCTACAAAAGAAGGGGATATTTGTATgctcttctttatttttctttcatgCGGATTTTTATATGCTTCGCCTTCCtctttgtatttaattttgtatTCCCAACTCTTTATAGTGTTATTAAAGTTCAAAATCTTCgtcaatttgataaaaaaaaattaaaaaaaaggcaAAGTAGGTGAGCAGAAAAGACGTGTGCGCTTAATAGCTGCTAAGAACCATACCTTTTCTTATTTATTCTTTTGTCTCTTCCAATTAAGCAACTCAATTAACAGTTATTCATGGTGATCGGGAAGATGATTCTCTTAATTATGCTTTGGAAGATTATTAATTAGAAGAAGCAGGAGCGATGGGTTGAAAATATGATCTAACAAGGTTATATGTTGTAAGTAAGCCATGTACGTTTTCAGTTAAGCACAAACTATTCCATATTTAGTTGTAAGTAAGCGATAGGCTAAAACAGGTAGGTCCCGTCCTGTAACAGAGTGTTGTATACTTGTATGCATCGTTctcatgtactccctccgtttttttTAATAGTCccgtttctataaataaaagtttcaaaaaaataggtcagtttcctaattggaaagtcaaatgttattttaattttttgggaccacttttctcttaacttcttttgatgacaagtgtcatgtggaccacttcactttacttattttgctaacaagtgtcatgggaccatttcacttcacttcttttattgataagtgtcatgaggaccactttcaatgattagttctcttaatttccttaaatttcgctaaaaacaaaactggcctattaaaagagaacggagggagtattttctttccttttcaagtttttaattGGTTCATTTATGATGGAGcaaaaaaattggatttttttGTATCTTCTTTTGCTGTAAATGCGCGCAGGATCCCTTAAGTTGGAGGACCAGGAAATAAAGAGCAGAGTCAGTTAGTTAGTTAGCATCAAATAAAACCTATGTTTTGTGTGAAGAACGTATGTATCGATCGGAAACATATATCATCCGTTAAATAAAGGTTCTCACCTGAGAGCCTTGTATCTTTTAGCATGGTAATATATTCCGGAGAATGATATCTCTCAACGTAAGCAACGCtgccacaaaaagaaaaaaaaatcgtgtcATGCACTTCAAAGTTCAAACATATAACCTTAAGATTTGAAATCAAGCCATCACCGACGAGATACCCTGAAATCTTAAGAATTTGTGATTATTCTGGATCATCTACACGATCAGAAAACCCTCGTCATAAAAATTACACTGTAATTCACTCCCTTGCATAAGACAGTACTGTAACTGATAGGATGGTTTAATTGTTTGCATTTTGGTACATGATGAGAGCCAATTGTATTAGTCAAAAGGTGAGATGTGATTTGTATGGTTTAACTATTGATGATCTGTCTAAGACGTCCCTCTGCTGTGTTGATAACGATCAGTCAAAAGGTTTCTCTGCTGGGCGCGACACTCTGTCCTACAAAAGAAGGGGATATTTGTATgctcttctttatttttctttcatgCGGATTTTTATATGCTGCGCCTTGCTCTTTATCGAAATTTTTATATTCCTAACTCTCTTGATAATGTTAAAGTTGTGTCTCTCTTCGTCAAACTTGCTAAAGAAAAAAGCATGGTAGGTGAGCAGAAACGACGTGGGCGTTTAATAGCTGCTAAGATCTCTCATATCTTTTTGTCTCTTTCTAATTAAGCAACTCAATTAACAATTATTCATGGTGATCAGGAAGATGATTTTGATCCGATTCATCATCTTTCAAGCTTTTCCACCTAGTTTGGCAAAAGTATCTGGATTCAAGGAGGCTAGAATGACATTTGTTTCTTGGGAAGATCCTTACGTTGTAGTGAATGAGAATACGAATCCAACTAGCCAATAATCACTCAATTCTCAGTCATAACgaaaaagttatgagtgatttatcaaAGCAGAAATGTGTGGCTAAAGATAGTTCCTGAATACAACCTGTCCACAAACTTTCGACGACGGTTCACGGATACTCTGGTATGAAAATACACCTGAGTCGGCATGGTCGGCTGAAATTCTTTCAATACCGACTGCGAATTACTACAGTCGACATACTCGACCCTCATTCCGTCAATGCCGATTGTCTCCTGATAAGTTGGAGGAATACCTACTGTCAGCATTGCCAAATTATGAACACTACGCAGATTTTTTGGAGTCGGTACTGCATACATCATTTAGCTATGCCGACTCTGATTTATTGTCTTCATTTTCCTtactaataataaataaataaaataataataattaacccggccagtttcttcatttttcttgtaTGGGTCTTCACTTGTACGATTACTTTATTGATTAATGGATTTTCAAGGATGAAACTTTTTTTATCTTTATCTAGTTGCAATCGAGAATCGTTATTGTCACTAATTTATCACAATCTCAAGTTTAACTTAAACAGAATAACGGACATATTAACTAACTAATCTTAACTAACAATTAATCTTAACTACATCACAATGTTGATTTTGTCTTTTTGTGTATTCCTTAATTTGTGGAGGTATCCCCAAATATGGGTTCATTTTGATCTCATTaaagcatctccaatgcaaggggtTAAGATCAACCTATGTGGAGGTCTTATTAACACCTTTTCCTTTGTGGGTCATTGCTTAgtgacaataaataaataaaaatagtacATTTTATTAAAGTTCATCTCTAATCCCCAAAGTCTATTTAACAAGATTTACTTAAATTTAGAAACAAAATGATGATGTGAACTTAAGACCCAAGGTCATGCactttctcctttacccccaCTTAGCCATGTCATCTTTATTTATGACATTCACCCTTATATTGGAGATTCAAATTTGGAGAAAAATATCGTAAATCTTAGGTGTCGTACTTTTTTAAGACCTTTATATAGATGACAAAGTATAACATCTACCTGAGAACTGACAGCTGAAGAGTAATACAACTGAGACGTGAAATAAGACTCAAGGTCAGATGTCAAAGACCCGAAGAAGATGTCTAAGTATCAACCCACAGGTTGCCAAACACAACAGATACACGAAGATAGATGCGGAATACCTGAGTCCTGATACAAAGCTAAGAAGAATCTCGATGTTGTCAGCTGAGGGGAGACGTGGAAAGCTGAGTGTTAATAACGAAGAGTTGTCCCCGATCCGAATATGCACTAGGCGGGAAAATGTTATTGGGTCCCACTCGCACGTGATTAGTCATTTtacatgttgttagagcattgctcggtcgaactcacaagtcttcctatctcaagcttgttgtaaactttatttgatcaaaactatatcttgatttctagtctacattcaGTTAAGTCccggattatgatagaagtgtgtagttgattaCCAGACATCAccgtgttctaccgtttgaaggcgaagatcaaccgaagcttttggagaacttcatcaacaaaaggtaagtgaagactgaaccacctattaccTAAGTTTTTAGCTTTCTATCTATGATACTAAGTCTCATGACTAAAATGGACTTTACGTGCATAACAGAAATTTCCGCGGATCATGGATTCACAATCCACTGCCTTGAACCACTTGGATACATCTGCACCGTAACTCCTAAACTTTAGCGcgtgagtcaagtttatcttgttaattattctcgaaatatgtataaCTAAGCTTaagaatatttgttcatacttgatgaaattggttaaaaaaaatttattgtttctgaactaaatcgtgattcaagttaatcatttgaaaatagcctgggacagtgatatgtgtcattgatgttattcgagaatatttcaaattgattattagagagatatagaactactgtaaatttgGATATAGGACAGTACACGTACCGACTTACATACTGGCGCAACTGTTATAGGTCCagagccgtagtacatgtacccagtacacgtaccggcataGTTATTGTTCGGCAACGACTTTTGGTACAGATACCGAGTATGCAAACCCAACAAagtctgttgactcgtgaactcaggatggtacacatacctagtatgcattcCAGAAAAGTTATGTAGATTCCTGAACTTGTTTTGTCataagggtatacaaacccggtacacgtaccatgaaaaAATAACTCGCGAACTGGAAAGTaagtacacatacttacccaatcgaatattttcagatgcatcataaTTATTTCTATAAGATAATCGTCATTTGAACAGCTTTCCAAAAACAtatctagacatatttgatcacatcataacgtatggttgtgactcaagattaaagacttaaagtgttatataaaaatgattaagcttatagttcgtttGGCTagctagtttcgactaacctttcatgaacaagtcattatacacggttcggtttcggttcatcctaaccagagtgtatattttgttgtgttaatctcaaatcaaagattcatctaatggtggatattaatTGCTTGATACCAAAtttaccttagcttaaatctaaaacaatctttgattttgaaagtctatataaggagaacctcaagcaacatggatctttgaatccctgacacttttcttgtgtgtcctagttgtacactagagtcgtcctctcctttaaatctttttaggtttagcgactaaaaagacttcgtttagggattcgtgaagccaggtctgactatctttaccttgatagttcgtgtatcctggtcttgctactgattgttgagCCTCACTCcgatcaggcaagatagatagaaatcacaaagtttcttcgtctcagactttgtgatttcacaaGTATATTCCTATATAACATTTCTTTGTTGAAATCTGAGTAGATTTTACTTgggaggtgaataataatctgaaATGCTCTTTAGAGTTGTAAGTTccgaattttgaggtttgctagactttgtctattgcaaacgatGTCCTATCTCACCATGATCTTTTGAtcaaaacggaaatcacatataggtttatctgtgggaggaagattggtttaaagtcttcaattgagttgaagcaactcttaggttgtaaaggacgtcagctaaggaaatcaattgcgctcttgcgagattcaagaggcgtaagaagcGCGATTGTAACTAAATTACTGTGACtgtagattcggtctcaactacattccagtcttaaGTATTGATAGTAGGATAGAGTATGTGacagcttaatacaatttggtgttcaaatatggacaaggtccagaggtttttctgcaattgtggtttcctcgtgaacaaaatttttgatgtctatgttatttttttgcgcattatattgtttatctttataattgaaatattacaggttgtacataaatcaatcaaagtggatacgtccatcgtaattgttggatacgacttgattgttcttggatattgatctttggaatcttcCAAgcactctcacggtataatcaggttcagcGACTTGTTtccgtttacatattgattgtgagagaaagagatacaaAAGTATTAATaaaattcctgattgagattcattacgctgtaactctcggaattgtatttgagtttagtccatacaaggttgcttaagaaaaagttggtggtgtattttggtacccccacattttcacaTGCAACCATCAGGTTCAtacaatgtgttagagcattgctcggtcgaactcgcatgcgttgctatctcaagcatgtttgtcaatattaatgatcaaaactctaagtcttgattactagcctattagagctaaggtcttggattaggatagaaagtgtagttgagctcaagactccatggaaatcatcatacaagacgaaggactactcaaggaactggtggatcttcattgactaaaaggtatgtggagacttgaacttatctgccactcaaaagtctatttactctatctcctactcttgagacaaaagtcgttttgatatatagactttcattatacacattttctatttcgagcggagtttatctcgcctatctatttctcgaaatatgtgttggtaagctttcgctttagccgaattcatctttaccaagtgatgaaagtcatgttatgtttcaatcactttgaaaatttctctgacaaaaaatggtctgtgaataacggctatataacgttctctgagaatgtttcaatgattgaaatgagcgtttagattacataaccattgatggatataagcattgttgtgggaacacatatatgcataagtcctattccttgaaccaaagtttgctaaactttgttgatcaagagaagttggaagtggcgtgagccaagtccgcgaacttgcggaacttctcggcccgagattttctgctggagttcgtgtactccttccatgagcttaagtccgcgaacccagtccgcgaacttgagtaggttatatctaaagtcggttgttcttgaactaatgtttaaataaactaaggaatgcttttgcaaatcgtggctataaagttcatgaaccgattcgagtgaatcaaaccgattttgcttcaattgtgtcttgtgtagttacataagatttccttgcaattgaaaaactctctaactagttcatttgagtcatttgaactagttatggtgaagaagaataaggttgatatgagagtaatcatatggctaaccatttggttgacttgttgaaccaacaaattttaatgtttgggtgcggttcataaaccaaaaattggacatttcatttgtatgtgacaagctaagttttcgatataacggttgagaaatattagcttgaatctaatcaggttttcatctaacggtgaatattgaatgctttgttactaagctaacattgattgcaaatcctgatttgaaagtgtatataagggagaactctagcaactgggaaacctaatccccacacattctatgtgatactagttgtgctaagctagagtcgattctccattaacctttggtttcttcttctaaaccaggttaacgacttaaagacttcattgggattgtgaagccagaccgatactacttttcttgtagttgtgtgatctgatcttgcatcttctatcgtacgagtacaattgaaataattgtcttgagattttatatctccgataggcaagatagaaaagtaatcacaaacaaacttcgtctcatcgtttgtgattctggaatatctttttcgctgcgtcgattaagattactgtgaggtgattgataatactaagctgttctttgggaatttattgattggttcctgttcaccttgatttatcaaaagacggaacaaaactcgtaggtatattcgtgggagacggatttatctattatcgtagacttttatgcgtgatacatatttgtttattaaagtcttcgactttgggtcgtagcaactcttagttgtgggtgagatcatctaaggtaatcaagtgcgtagtatcctgctgggatcagaggcgtaggagcataactgtaccttggatcagtgtgagattgattggggttcaactacagtccagacagaagttaatttggagcaggctagtgtctgtagtggcttaatacagtgtgttttcaatctggactaggtcccggggtttttctgcatttgcggtttcctcgttaacaaaattctggtgtttgtgttatttctattccgcattatatttgtttatataattgaaatatcataggttgtgcgttgttcaatcaattagaatatccgacctttttggttgttgatttaaattgattgacacttggatattggtctttcgtaccatccaagttatctctctttgat
This is a stretch of genomic DNA from Papaver somniferum cultivar HN1 chromosome 1, ASM357369v1, whole genome shotgun sequence. It encodes these proteins:
- the LOC113332658 gene encoding cytochrome P450 703A2-like, whose amino-acid sequence is MDLFVLVVTLIFGIAFAKLYFRGVGRKPQERTRTLPTGPPRWPIVGNLLQLGPLPHKDFTRYCEKYGPLVYVRLGSVDAITTNDPDIIREILVQQDEVFASRPRTLAAVHLASGCGDVALAPLGLHWKRMRRICMEQLLSTKRIESFANHRVDEAKHLVQDVLTRSKAGEVNVRQVLGAFSMNNVTRMLLGKQYFGVKSAGPEAAMEFMDITHELFRPLLGLIYLGDYLPLWRWFDPFGCEKEMRDVEKRMDEFHKRILEGHRKEERLSALKESEMDFVDILLSLPGEDGKEHLEDVEIKALIQDMIAAATDTSSVANEWAMAEVIKHPRVLLKIQEELDSVVGRDRMVTESDLSHLNYLRCVVREIFRMHPAGLFLIPHESVKATNINGYYIPEKTRVFINTHALGRNSRIWDNVDEFRPERHLLEDGSRVEISHGGDFRILPFSAGKRRCPGAPLGVFFVLMGLARLFHCFDWGPPDGLKPEDIDTTEVYGMTMPKAKPLIAVAKPRLARHLYA